Proteins encoded together in one Quercus lobata isolate SW786 chromosome 3, ValleyOak3.0 Primary Assembly, whole genome shotgun sequence window:
- the LOC115980309 gene encoding putative receptor protein kinase ZmPK1, protein MVSSLISRRSQDDYSSGYYKLFFDNDNVLRLLFQSPTMTSLYWPDPWVEDPGQVGRSKYNTSRQTLLDDSGYFWSPDDFTFFATDFGAVTHRRLTLDPDGNLRLYSLQKMNGSWDLVVTWQAFSQPCHIHGICGPNSLCTYDQVSGRRCSCLQGFKMKDHTDWSYGCEPEFSLSCNRTDEASFVQFEHLEYYGSDLNYYSNVTLQQCQDICMNWCKCKGFQFKFSSNGTVGAYNCYPKFLLINGHQSPNFEGHFYLRLPRIGLTYNKTPGDELRLECSDKNSKQQRITYENKTVKLLLWFATAVGGIVVACIVLVWLFLSRSRKDSNSAAQGYLLTNRIQRFTFDELRKATRGFKEVIGQGAGGIVYKGVLLDQRVAAIKRLNEANQGEAEFLAEVNTIGMLNHTYLIEMWGYFVEGNHKLLVYEYMEHGSLSENLSSNTLDWKKRFEIAVGTAKGLAYLHEECLEWVLYCDVKPQNILLDANYQLKPFDHLSFSKMRGTRGYMAPEWVYNLPIASKVKVYSYGIVLLEMVTGKSPKGLHTSDSGETRDHKRWVTLVRETIDIENAKMSWIEEIIDPMMAGKYDKAKMELLIKVALQCVAEEKDDRPTMNRVVKMLLSHEE, encoded by the coding sequence ATGGTTTCAAGCCTTATCTCAAGAAGAAGCCAAGATGACTATTCCTCTGGCTACTACAAGCTCTTTTTTGACAATGATAATGTGCTCCGCCTGCTCTTTCAAAGTCCAACAATGACTAGTCTGTACTGGCCGGACCCTTGGGTTGAAGACCCCGGACAAGTTGGAAGGTCTAAGTACAATACAAGTAGACAAACACTACTAGATGACTCAGGCTATTTCTGGTCACCTGATGATTTCACATTCTTTGCAACAGATTTTGGTGCAGTAACACACAGACGATTAACGCTTGATCCTGATGGCAATCTTCGATTATACAGTTTGCAAAAGATGAATGGGAGTTGGGATTTGGTTGTCACATGGCAAGCCTTCTCTCAACCTTGCCACATTCATGGAATCTGTGGACCCAATAGTCTTTGTACTTATGATCAAGTTTCTGGCAGGAGATGCTCTTGCTTGCAAGGCTTCAAGATGAAAGATCATACTGATTGGTCTTACGGGTGTGAACCAGAATTCAGTCTCTCATGCAACCGTACAGATGAGGCAAGCTTTGTCCAATTTGAACATCTTGAATACTATGGCTCAGATCTAAACTACTATTCTAATGTTACCTTGCAGCAATGTCAAGATATATGCATGAATTGGTGTAAATGCAAAggttttcaatttaaatttagcAGCAACGGTACTGTTGGTGCATATAATTGTTACCCCAAGTTTCTGCTAATAAATGGTCACCAATCACCAAATTTTGAAGgacatttttatttaagattACCCAGAATTGGTCTTACCTATAACAAGACTCCTGGTGATGAATTGAGGTTAGAATGTTCTGACAAAAATTCCAAGCAACAAAGAATAACATACGAAAATAAGACGGTAAAGCTTTTGCTTTGGTTTGCCACTGCTGTGGGAGGTATTGTGGTGGCCTGTATTGTCCTGGTTTGGCTTTTCTTGTCAAGAAGTAGAAAAGATTCAAATTCAGCAGCACAAGGTTACCTCCTGACTAATAGAATTCAACGATTCACCTTTGATGAGCTAAGGAAGGCAACGCGAGGATTTAAAGAAGTGATTGGACAAGGAGCAGGAGGGATAGTATACAAAGGTGTACTGCTTGATCAGCGGGTTGCAGCAATCAAGCGACTCAATGAAGCCAACCAAGGAGAAGCTGAATTTCTAGCAGAAGTGAACACCATTGGGATGTTGAACCACACGTACTTAATTGAGATGTGGGGATATTTTGTAGAGGGAAATCATAAGCTTCTGGTGTATGAGTACATGGAGCATGGATCTTTATCTGAAAATCTTAGTTCTAATACACTTGATTGGAAAAAGAGGTTTGAAATTGCTGTGGGAACTGCAAAAGGCCTAGCTTATCTACATGAAGAGTGCTTGGAGTGGGTTTTGTATTGTGATGTAAAACCTCAAAACATACTTCTAGATGCTAACTATCAACTAAAGCCCTTTGATCATTTAAGCTTCTCCAAGATGAGGGGGACTAGAGGTTATATGGCTCCTGAATGGGTCTACAATCTTCCCATTGCTTCTAAAGTGAAAGTGTACAGTTATGGGATTGTGCTATTAGAAATGGTAACTGGAAAGAGCCCAAAGGGCTTGCATACCTCTGACAGTGGGGAGACAAGAGACCATAAGAGGTGGGTCACATTAGTAAGAGAAACTATTGACATTGAGAATGCTAAAATGTCATGGATTGAGGAAATTATAGATCCCATGATGGCTGGTAAATATGATAAGGCTAAGATGGAACTTCTGATCAAAGTTGCTTTGCAATGTGTGGCAGAAGAAAAGGATGATAGACCCACCATGAACCGGGTTGTAAAAATGCTTTTAAGCCATGAGGAATGA